From the genome of Carassius gibelio isolate Cgi1373 ecotype wild population from Czech Republic chromosome B10, carGib1.2-hapl.c, whole genome shotgun sequence, one region includes:
- the si:ch211-266i6.3 gene encoding cytoskeleton-associated protein 2, whose translation MESVVRKSNKENTKPVCGPKKQVTSSIISKQKVNCRSAPLQSKNKEDDSGTKDLEKDVRPKTKTNADPTKRKTLSQAFRTEQTVRHRKLVEEVQKPPSTVSAIQKSKPGTYKGRVIQSKIDCFRKPSADVKNTEKKVISKPVVTRPKPELPKVRSKSVTSLPASTKPRVNSALSSRPKSVSDIQLNATEKPVQKSVSHKRIPQKVQGTVSQAGACALTRSAPLATGRLAISKPIASKKKEMTVKEEKPKTATTEQKVCRPVTSTVSQYKIQIETAEERRAKLAEWLASKGKNLKRPPISEKSATFSRKPKPAPQPKTGPKATTGAQSEPVAQNEAVKPTAALKTDNQTNDTEVPDNKTVFSRRSSNIMNTTLDLLDNSDMDLPVDPEIKMESLVLNLCDKLEAMETPSSCEDDVNADKSDMVAEKRMEVEEQETDEVFEILKEEELGDEEDSESDLTEDTKKPIIKNEKDDQEPKEKKPFVSEDDESDEEMKSTTPEMAGASIVKYNVKTTPYLQSVKKIIDCETAPGSGSRSKSTIKDLKFLTPVRRSTRIQRKSSRLPNMLNDHDTCVSSLAELVQMEDADANAYIYRKNPALLEDLPDQSEDLAKVCS comes from the exons ATGGAGTCAGTGGTGAGAAAG AGCAACAAGGAAAACACTAAACCAGTTTGTGGTCCAAAAAAACAAGTTACCAGCAGTATAATATCAAAACAAAAGGTGAATTGTAGATCTGCACCCCTTCAGTCAAAGAATAAGGAGGATGACTCTGGAACAAAAGATCTGGAAAAGGATGTTAGACCGAAGACCAAAACTAATGCTGATCCTACTAAACGTAAAACACTAAGCCAGGCCTTCCGTACAGAGCAAACTGTAAGACACAGGAAGCTTGTGGAAGAAGTTCAAAAACCACCCTCTACTGTCTCTGCCATCCAGAAGTCCAAACCTGGTACGTATAAGGGTCGTGTAATACAGTCTAAAATCGACTGTTTCAGAAAACCCAGTGCTGATGTGAAGAACACAGAAAAGAAGGTGATTTCAAAGCCCGTTGTGACCAGACCAAAACCTGAACTGCCAAAAGTTCGGTCCAAGTCTGTTACTTCCCTGCCAGCATCCACTAAACCCAGAGTAAACTCTGCTTTGTCATCTAGACCGAAATCTGTCTCTGATATCCAGCTTAATGCCACTGAAAAACCAGTCCAGAAGTCTGTTTCCCATAAGCGCATTCCTCAGAAGGTACAAGGCACTGTCTCCCAAGCAGGTGCTTGTGCTCTTACCAGGTCAGCCCCTCTAGCTACAGGAAGATTGGCCATCAGCAAACCCATCGCTTCGAAGAAGAAAGAGATGACGGTGAAGGAGGAGAAACCTAAAACAGCCACCACTGAACAGAAAGTCTGCAGGCCTGTCACAAGTACAGTCAGCCAGTACAAAATACAAATAGAGACGGCTGAAGAGAGAAG AGCAAAGCTTGCAGAGTGGCTGGCATCTAAGGGAAAGAATCTGAAAAGGCCTCCGATCTCTGAAAAGTCGGCAACCTTTTCAAGAAAACCAAAACCAGCTCCGCAGCCTAAAACTGGACCCAAAGCCACAACTGGTGCCCAGTCTGAGCCTGTCGCCCAGAATGAGGCCGTAAAACCAACCGCTGCATTGAAGACTGACAACCAAACTAATGATACCGAAGTCCCTGACAATAAAACCGTGTTTTCTAGGAGATCAAGTAATATTATGAATACCACACTAGACTTGCTGGACAACAGTGATATGGATTTGCCAGTCGACCCAGAGATAAAAATGGAGTCG TTGGTGTTGAACTTGTGTGATAAATTGGAGGCGATGGAGACGCCCTCATCATGTGAAGATG ATGTAAATGCTGACAAATCTGACATGGTGGCAGAGAAGAGAATGGAAGTGGAGGAGCAGGAAACGGATGAGGTGTTTGAAATTCTGAAAGAGGAGGAACTGGGAGATGAGGAAGACTCGGAAAGTGACCTTACAGAAGACACTAAGAAACCTATTATAAAGAATGAGAAGGATGATCAGGAACCCAAGGAGAAGAAGCCATTTGTGAGTGAAGATGATGAAAGTGATGAGGAGATGAAGAGCACCACTCCAGAGATGGCAGGGGCATccattgtgaaatacaatgtgaAAACGACTCCATATCTGCAAAG TGTAAAAAAGATAATCGATTGCGAAACAGCACCAGGCAGTGGCTCGCGAAGCAAAAGCACCATCAAAGACCTAAAGTTTCTGACTCCTGTTAGACGATCGACACGAATCCAGCGTAAGTCCTCTCGTCTGCCAAATATGCTGAATGACCACGATACTTGCGTCTCCTCATTGGCTGAACTGGTGCAGATGGAAGATGCAGATGCAAATGCTTACATCTACAGAAAAAACCCAGCACTACTGGAAGACCTGCCTGATCAGTCTGAAGACTTGGCAAAAGTATGCAGTTAA